The genomic stretch GCGGCTTCGAGACGGGCGTGGTGGTGATGCCGCTCATCCGCGGCGGGCAGGGAGACGCGCGGGCGAGGCTCGCCGGGCGCATCCGCAACGCGCAAAAGCTCCTGACGACCGCCGCCCTCCTGATGAGCGTGATGCTGCTGGGCTCGGCGCTCGTGACCACCTTCCTGATTCCGCGCGCCGAGTTCTGGCCTGCGGTGAGCTACACCCGCAACGTGAACGCCGCCGACCTGAACGCCGGGAGCGCCGTGGTGAACGTGCCGCTCGACGACCCGCGCGACCCGCACGAGCTCTACACCCTGCGGCTGCCCGCCGGGCGCACGGGCACCTTCACGGTGGACGCGCAGACGGTGGGCGGAGCGGTGCCCCTCACCGTGACAGTCACGCCCACCCCGGCCACGGCGTCGGACGCGGTGACGGTCGAGAAGCCCGCGGGCGAGGCGAACGGACGCGCCCTGGCCTACCTCGCCCACGAGCGGCTGGGCGAGGGCTTCGGGACCCTCTACGACGTCTCGACCATCCTGATCCTGTGGTTCGCGGGCGCCTCGGCGATGGCGGGGCTGCTCAACATCGTGCCCCGGTACCTGCCGCGCTACGGCATGGCCCCCGACTGGGCGCGGGCGACCCGGCCCCTGGTCGTGATCTTTACGCTCGTGAGTTTTCTCGTGACCCTGGCCTTCCGGGCGAACGTGGACGCGCAGGCGGGGGCGTACGCGACCGGGGTGCTGGCGCTGATGACCTCGGCGGCGGTCGCGGTCTTTCTCACCGAGCTGCGGCGGCGCCACCGGGCAGCCACCGTCGCCTTCGCCCTGATCAGCGCGCTGTTCATCTACACCAGTGTGGTCACGGTGACGGGCCGCCCCGAGGGCCTGTACATCGCGGCCCTTTTCATCGCGGCGATCCTCGTGTTCAGCGTGGCCTCGCGGGTGAGCCGCTCGACCGAGCTGCGCGCCGGACAGGTCGGTCTCGACCCGGAGGCCGAGCGGCTGCTGCGCGAGACGGCGGGCCGGGGTCTTCCGGTGCGCTTCATCGCCAACCGCCTGAACGCCGGAGACACCACCGAGTACCGCCTCAAGGAGCTGGAGGTGCGGCTCGACACCCACCTGCCACAGCGTGAGGCGGCCCTCTTCCTGGAGGTCGAGGTCACCGACCCCAGCAACTTCAGCGATCCCGTCGCGGTGAGCGGCGTGCGGGTGGGCCGCCACGCCATCCTGCGCGCCCGGGGCAACTCGGTGCCCAACACCATCGCCGCCGTGCTCCTGTATGTCCGGGACCTGACGGGCGTGCCCCC from Deinococcus planocerae encodes the following:
- a CDS encoding amino acid transporter, with translation MSSARPRSAFTRWFLETDPPEREGFYEDERSAREGRHKHPWWQVMCLTGVDYFSTLGYQPGIAALAAGALSPVATLILVLVTLLGALPMYRRVAQESPHGDGSISMLERLLAYWPSKLLVLALIGFVATGFVITVTLSAADAAAHLIENPFLREALEGRQVPITLGLIALLGAVFLKGFKEAIGIAVGLVVLYIGLSAVVIGHGARDVFAHPTVVGDWWAGLRQAYLSPLALVGAALLVFPRLALGLSGFETGVVVMPLIRGGQGDARARLAGRIRNAQKLLTTAALLMSVMLLGSALVTTFLIPRAEFWPAVSYTRNVNAADLNAGSAVVNVPLDDPRDPHELYTLRLPAGRTGTFTVDAQTVGGAVPLTVTVTPTPATASDAVTVEKPAGEANGRALAYLAHERLGEGFGTLYDVSTILILWFAGASAMAGLLNIVPRYLPRYGMAPDWARATRPLVVIFTLVSFLVTLAFRANVDAQAGAYATGVLALMTSAAVAVFLTELRRRHRAATVAFALISALFIYTSVVTVTGRPEGLYIAALFIAAILVFSVASRVSRSTELRAGQVGLDPEAERLLRETAGRGLPVRFIANRLNAGDTTEYRLKELEVRLDTHLPQREAALFLEVEVTDPSNFSDPVAVSGVRVGRHAILRARGNSVPNTIAAVLLYVRDLTGVPPHVYFEWSEKGPAGNALRFLLAGEGDIPPLTHEVLRRAEGDASRRPVVHVGG